The Peribacillus sp. FSL P2-0133 genome has a segment encoding these proteins:
- the purB gene encoding adenylosuccinate lyase — translation MIERYTRPEMGNIWTEKNRFNAWLEVEILACEAWSELGVIPKEDVKLLRENATFDVDRINEIEKDTRHDVVAFTRAVSETLGEERKWVHYGLTSTDVVDTALSYVIKQANEILAKDLNNFVEILKNKAKEHKYTVQMGRTHGVHAEPTTFGLKLALWYQEMKRNVERFEEARKNIEVGKISGAVGTYANIDPFVEKFVCEKLGLEAAPISTQTLQRDRHAHYMSTLALIATSIEKFAVEIRGLQKSETREVEEFFAKGQKGSSAMPHKRNPIGSENMTGMARVIRGYMMTAYENVPLWHERDISHSSAERIILPDATIALNYMLNRFSNIVKNLTVYPENMKRNMDRTLGLIFSQRVLLSLIDKGLVREEAYDTVQPKAMEAWELQVPFRSLIEKDDKITSLLTKEELDDCFDPTHHLKNVDVIFDRLGL, via the coding sequence ATGATTGAACGTTATACCCGCCCAGAGATGGGAAACATTTGGACAGAAAAGAACCGCTTTAATGCGTGGTTGGAAGTTGAAATCTTAGCTTGTGAAGCATGGTCTGAGCTAGGTGTCATTCCAAAAGAAGATGTGAAGCTTCTTCGTGAAAATGCCACATTCGATGTGGACCGTATCAATGAAATCGAAAAAGATACACGCCACGATGTTGTTGCTTTTACACGGGCGGTTTCTGAAACGTTAGGTGAAGAACGGAAATGGGTCCATTACGGACTGACTTCCACTGATGTGGTGGATACAGCTCTTTCATATGTGATAAAGCAAGCGAATGAGATCCTTGCCAAGGATTTAAATAACTTCGTGGAGATCCTGAAAAATAAAGCGAAAGAACATAAATACACGGTTCAAATGGGGCGTACACATGGAGTTCATGCTGAGCCGACCACTTTTGGGTTGAAACTGGCTCTTTGGTATCAAGAAATGAAACGCAATGTCGAACGTTTTGAAGAAGCAAGAAAGAACATAGAGGTTGGGAAAATCTCTGGAGCTGTCGGAACTTACGCTAATATCGACCCGTTCGTTGAAAAATTCGTTTGTGAAAAGCTTGGCCTTGAAGCAGCGCCAATTTCAACACAAACATTGCAGCGCGATCGCCACGCTCATTATATGAGCACATTGGCTTTAATAGCGACATCAATTGAAAAGTTCGCAGTGGAAATTCGCGGCTTGCAAAAAAGTGAAACACGCGAAGTGGAAGAATTCTTTGCAAAAGGACAAAAAGGATCTTCGGCAATGCCTCATAAACGGAATCCAATCGGTTCTGAAAATATGACGGGCATGGCTCGTGTAATCCGCGGTTACATGATGACAGCATATGAGAATGTGCCATTATGGCATGAACGTGACATTTCCCATTCTTCTGCTGAGCGCATCATCTTGCCGGATGCAACGATCGCATTAAACTACATGCTGAACCGTTTCAGCAACATAGTGAAGAACTTGACCGTTTATCCAGAAAATATGAAACGCAATATGGACCGTACGCTTGGATTGATTTTCTCACAACGTGTACTGCTTTCCCTTATCGATAAAGGACTTGTCCGTGAAGAAGCTTATGATACGGTTCAGCCGAAAGCGATGGAAGCATGGGAGCTTCAGGTTCCATTCAGAAGCTTGATCGAAAAGGATGATAAAATTACAAGCTTGCTTACGAAAGAAGAACTTGATGATTGTTTCGATCCTACACATCACCTTAAAAATGTTGATGTAATCTTTGATCGTTTAGGTTTATAA
- the purC gene encoding phosphoribosylaminoimidazolesuccinocarboxamide synthase, with protein sequence MEKRELLYEGKAKQIFATDNSEIVWVEYKDSATAFNGEKKSEIAGKGKLNNQITSLLFSKLAQENIPSHFIEMLSDREQLVKRVSIIPLEVVVRNTAAGSFSKRTGIEEGQPLKKTLIEFYYKDDELGDPLLTEDHIEELELASKEDVAILKEKAQEISIVLTSFFKELDIKLIDFKLEFGKTPNGDILLADEISPDTCRLWDINTNEKLDKDVFRRDLGSLTDAYEKILAKLEGTQHV encoded by the coding sequence ATGGAAAAACGAGAATTGTTGTATGAAGGAAAAGCGAAACAGATTTTTGCAACGGACAACAGTGAAATAGTATGGGTGGAATACAAGGATTCGGCAACAGCGTTCAATGGTGAGAAGAAGTCAGAGATTGCCGGAAAAGGTAAGTTGAATAATCAAATTACTAGCTTACTATTTTCAAAGCTTGCCCAAGAAAATATCCCGTCCCATTTTATTGAAATGCTTTCCGACCGGGAGCAGCTAGTAAAGAGGGTATCCATCATTCCGCTTGAAGTCGTTGTCAGAAATACGGCTGCCGGCAGTTTTTCCAAAAGGACTGGCATTGAAGAAGGCCAGCCGCTAAAGAAAACGCTGATTGAGTTCTACTATAAAGACGACGAGCTCGGCGATCCTCTGTTAACGGAAGACCATATTGAAGAATTGGAACTTGCAAGCAAGGAAGATGTAGCGATTTTAAAAGAAAAAGCACAAGAAATCAGTATCGTCTTAACTTCCTTCTTTAAAGAGTTGGACATTAAATTGATTGATTTTAAATTAGAGTTCGGTAAAACCCCGAATGGAGACATTTTGCTGGCAGATGAAATTTCACCTGATACCTGCCGATTATGGGATATTAACACGAACGAAAAGTTAGACAAAGATGTATTCCGCCGTGATTTAGGAAGTTTAACAGATGCTTACGAAAAAATACTAGCAAAGTTGGAGGGCACTCAACATGTATAA
- the purS gene encoding phosphoribosylformylglycinamidine synthase subunit PurS produces the protein MYKVKVYITLRESVLDPQGAAVQQSLHSLTYNEVSDVRVGKYIELTIKDTDRDLDQLVKEMCEKLLANTVIEAYRYDVEEVITQ, from the coding sequence ATGTATAAGGTTAAGGTATATATCACACTACGCGAAAGTGTACTAGATCCACAGGGAGCAGCAGTGCAACAATCACTTCATAGCTTGACATATAACGAAGTTAGTGATGTTCGAGTGGGGAAATACATTGAACTTACAATTAAAGATACGGATCGTGATTTAGATCAACTTGTGAAGGAAATGTGTGAAAAACTATTGGCCAATACGGTAATTGAAGCTTACCGTTATGATGTTGAGGAGGTTATCACCCAATGA
- the purQ gene encoding phosphoribosylformylglycinamidine synthase subunit PurQ, which translates to MKFAVIVFPGSNCDVDMYHAIKDALGEEVEYVWHSTDNLDQYDGILLPGGFSYGDYLRSGAIARFSNVMAEVVKAAQAGKPVLGVCNGFQILLEAGLLPGAMRRNDGLKFICRNVGLKVENNQSMFTTGYELNETITIPVAHGEGNYYCDNETLAELKRNNRILFTYDGENPNGSLEQIAGITNEKGNVLGMMPHPERAVDSLLGSKDGLKIFQSIVKNWRESHVITA; encoded by the coding sequence ATGAAATTTGCTGTCATAGTTTTCCCTGGTTCCAATTGTGATGTCGATATGTACCATGCGATAAAGGATGCACTGGGGGAAGAAGTGGAGTATGTTTGGCACTCTACAGACAATCTAGATCAGTATGATGGGATTCTCCTTCCAGGAGGTTTCTCTTATGGAGACTATTTACGCTCTGGAGCAATTGCACGATTTTCGAATGTAATGGCCGAAGTCGTAAAAGCTGCACAAGCAGGAAAGCCTGTCTTGGGTGTCTGCAATGGTTTTCAGATTTTACTTGAAGCAGGACTTTTACCTGGAGCGATGCGCCGTAATGACGGCTTGAAATTCATTTGCCGCAATGTAGGACTGAAGGTTGAAAATAATCAATCGATGTTCACGACAGGATATGAATTAAATGAAACGATTACGATTCCGGTTGCCCATGGTGAAGGGAATTACTACTGCGATAATGAGACATTGGCTGAATTAAAACGAAATAACCGCATCTTGTTCACGTATGATGGTGAAAATCCAAACGGAAGCTTGGAACAGATAGCGGGAATTACAAATGAAAAAGGAAATGTCCTCGGAATGATGCCTCATCCCGAACGTGCTGTTGATTCGCTGCTTGGCAGTAAAGACGGCTTAAAGATTTTTCAATCCATCGTAAAAAACTGGAGGGAATCACATGTTATTACAGCTTGA